AACAGCAGGTCAGAGTGGGGGTTCCCCAGGAACAAGAATGACGGAGCTGGTGCTGGAGACCCCAAGGGTCCCCACTTCATCCCCTCTAAGGCCTGGAGGCAGGGAAGCAGTGGACCCCATCGAGGAGGAGGGGAGGTGCCTGGCTCCACGTAAGTCCATCTGCTTGGGGCCCTAAGACCCGAGATGCAGCAGTGTGTAGAGCAGGGTGGCACCCTGCTGGGCCCGGAAGGTCCTGCCAGGGGGTGTGGCCTAGCCTGGGCAGGCAAGCAGGCCAAGGGCTGCAGGGTCAGATGCGGAAGCTTTCCTCCCGGCCATCGATGTGACGGAGCCGCAGGTAGACGTCCGTGCCAATGCCCTGTAGGGACTGCAGCCGAAGGGAACCACCGAGGTACTCCGCGTAGGCCCGCGATGTGGGCAGCCCGAAGCCAAAGCTGGGGGTGGGCAAGGGGACAGAACACGGGCTTCAGAGGCTTGAgtctcctgccccgcccccccgcccctccaTTCTGGCCAGGTGGGGCCTCACCCGTGCATGGGTCCCGACTGGCCGCCACTGTGCAGGTCCAGGTGGCCGAAGAGGGGGCTGATCCGGGGGTCCTGGGTGCTGGCCTCAGCTGTGGTGAAGTGGTAGTCCATAACCCGATCCAGGTCTTTGTGAGCGATTCCCCCGCCCCGGTCTGAAATCCTGGCAGGATGACGACGACGGGTTTGGCTCAGCTTTGGTGGGGCTCACTACCTCCCCAAGTAGACAGTGCTAAGTCGAGCTTCCTTTCGCTTCCATGCAGACATGGAATGTGGTCACCTAGACTCTTGGGCCTTGTTTTTTTAAGCTATGTTTCTCCACCCTTACCTCTGCCACTAACTGCTTATACTTCCTCATAGGACTTGACGTTTATTCTCAGACCAGCACCGCAGACTGTTTATTTCTGACTCTTTTCCCACTCTGGGCCCCTCAGCTGCTGACAAGGACAGGGCCCTGGGGCCCACAGCTGGCCCCAGATCCACTCATGTCCAGCTCATGGCAATCTCAGGACTGGAGAATATCCTGTCCAACCAGAAACTAAATCTCAGACTGGGGCAGGTACTGGCTTGAGATCATCCAGCCAATCAGAAACAGTGCCCGGAACCCCCATGCATCCCACCCCAACTCCCACCCAGGGCAAACCTGATGACGAGATCGATATCATTGTTGGCGATGGTGATGACCACATCTGGGACATTGTAGGGAGTGTCTAGGTGACTCTCCATTGTGGCTCTGTGCAGGGGGCAAAGATCAGTAGGTGGTGGtgccccagcctcaccccagTTCCTGTCTGCCCCCTTCCAATATATCCAGCAGCCCACCTCATGGCATTCTTGAGCAGCTCGGGCAGGATGTAGTCCAGCGGCATCGGGATGAAGGGAAAACGGGCAGCCACATGTCCATTGATGCGGACTCGGGGGGCATTGCCATACTTGTGTTCACACAGGCGTCTGCGGAAAGGAGCAAGGGTTCAGACCTCAACCAGTGGTTATCAACTGGAGGTGATTCTGTCCCCACCCTCCCAGGGAAATTTCACAATCTCAATCTCTAGCCACATTTTTGGCTGTCACAGCTGGAGAATATTACTGGCATCAAGTGAGTAGAAGCCGGGGACTCTTCTGAACATCCTAATAAGCACAGGCCAGCCCCTCACAAAAAAGAATGATCTGGCCCAAAACGTTAACAGTGTCACAGTTGAAAAACCCTGCCCTGGACCATGCCCTGGGCAACGGATCAGACCCAAACCTTCCCTGCCCGAAGACGTCACCCCCTTAGCCATTCTAGCCTCACCTGGCAAAGTCCACCCACTTTTCAATAATCTTCTTTGGTGAGAGGCGAGTGCAGATGATGCCAACAAAGTCGGGCTGGCAGGAGAAAGAAGGTCAGGACCAGGGATCACCTCCACCCACACCGTGGCCACCAAAAGCTTGCAAACTCTAGACTACGGAAGCAGCCCCAAGGCTCTCCCCAGGCCCTCGGCCCGGGTCCCCAGCCCATGGGGGCTCCTGGCTCAGTCCTCTCTGCCCCACTTGACATTCCCAGGTAGGCCTCAGGTCCCCGTGCCCCACCTTGTCCTCATGTAGCGCCAGATGATGTGTAGCCAACATGCGGATCCCAAGCCTTGAAGTCAACGTCTTGTCTAAGAAGTAGCGGACGAGCTTCTCATCCTGTAAAGAGTAGGGGCTCAGAAACCCtgtccctgggacttccctggtggcgcagtggttaagaatctttctgctaacgcaggggacacgggttcgatccctggtctaggaagatcccacatgccgtggagcaacaaagcctgtgcgccacagctaccgaacctgcactctagagcccgcgagccacaactactgagcctgcgcaccacaactactgaagcccgctcacctagagcccgtgctccgcaacaagagaagccaccgcaatgagaagcccgtgcaccacaacaaagagtagcccccgctcgccgcaactagagaaagcccgcatgcagcaacaaagacccaacgcagccaaaaataaataaacaaaaaataaaaacaaaaactgttaaaaaaaaaaaaaaagaccctgtgCCCTTCCCAGGCCCTCCCAACAGGCCTGAGCCCCCATTGCACTGCCCCTGACCTCTATGTGCTTCCGGCTCTCACGCAGGCCCTCAGCTAAGAGGGTCACCACATCCTTGTGGTCGTCCAACAGCTGTCGCACCAGCTGGCAGTATTGGGCATCATCCGTCTGGTCCTTGATCTGCAGGCCACAGAGTCATGAGCTTGGATGGTCCAGCCCTGACTTCTCAGCCCCTCACCCTGCCCTGGCCCAGCCCTCACCGGAGGGAAGTCTGTCAGCTTCTGGAAGGCACGGATGTACAACTCGTGCTGCAAGGAAGAGGTGTGGGAATTCACAGGGATGCTGTGGGCACCAGGTAGAGAACAGCCACCTGTGCCCACCTATGGGGATCGCCATCCACCCCAATTCATTTGGTTCAAACCCCATCATGGCCTTTCAAGCCTCCATGAAGGCTTGGGTCCGAGTCCTCTGTGGCCCTGAAACCTTTTGGCAGGTAAGCCTCTACCACTCTGATTCcgtctctccatttcccccatgGGCGGTGGGCACACTGATCTAAGGTCCTCTCTACTAGGGAAACCGACGCCGCCTTGAGGCCACCTTACCACGTGCAGTATGGTGGGGTTGCAGCCAATGATGAAAGGAAGGCTGCGGAAGCCCTTGATACGATGAGCGATCCTCACTGGCAACTCCTGCTGCAAGTACCGGGCacttttctagaagaaaaagaggaaggaagttaAGG
This region of Phocoena phocoena chromosome 15, mPhoPho1.1, whole genome shotgun sequence genomic DNA includes:
- the BCKDK gene encoding branched-chain alpha-ketoacid dehydrogenase kinase isoform X1, which translates into the protein MILASVLGSGPRGGPALWPLLGPSLSLRARSTSATDTHHVEMARERSKTVTSFYNQSAIDVAAEKPSVRLTPTMMLYSGRSQDGSHLLKSARYLQQELPVRIAHRIKGFRSLPFIIGCNPTILHVHELYIRAFQKLTDFPPIKDQTDDAQYCQLVRQLLDDHKDVVTLLAEGLRESRKHIEDEKLVRYFLDKTLTSRLGIRMLATHHLALHEDKPDFVGIICTRLSPKKIIEKWVDFARRLCEHKYGNAPRVRINGHVAARFPFIPMPLDYILPELLKNAMRATMESHLDTPYNVPDVVITIANNDIDLVIRISDRGGGIAHKDLDRVMDYHFTTAEASTQDPRISPLFGHLDLHSGGQSGPMHGFGFGLPTSRAYAEYLGGSLRLQSLQGIGTDVYLRLRHIDGREESFRI
- the BCKDK gene encoding branched-chain alpha-ketoacid dehydrogenase kinase isoform X2 — translated: MILASVLGSGPRGGPALWPLLGPSLSLRARSTSATDTHHVEMARERSKTVTSFYNQSAIDVAAEKPSVRLTPTMMLYSGRSQDGSHLLKSARYLQQELPVRIAHRIKGFRSLPFIIGCNPTILHVHELYIRAFQKLTDFPPIKDQTDDAQYCQLVRQLLDDHKDVVTLLAEGLRESRKHIEDEKLVRYFLDKTLTSRLGIRMLATHHLALHEDKPDFVGIICTRLSPKKIIEKWVDFARRLCEHKYGNAPRVRINGHVAARFPFIPMPLDYILPELLKNAMRISDRGGGIAHKDLDRVMDYHFTTAEASTQDPRISPLFGHLDLHSGGQSGPMHG